In one window of Helianthus annuus cultivar XRQ/B chromosome 17, HanXRQr2.0-SUNRISE, whole genome shotgun sequence DNA:
- the LOC110923895 gene encoding zinc finger BED domain-containing protein RICESLEEPER 1-like encodes MEDNPEVVILDEQARASNDEDHEAFCKKKRKTSSVVWENFHEITLADGTIVHQCNHCGEKVKKYKDGTTTPMRRYLQECPKLKVVQKGQLKLNAMPGKSDGASGILNWKFDMTRMREVIAHMIMVHELPFSFVEYDLFNVLMKEANPSYTKISRAMVKQDCISAYGIARKRIQKLLNLVNSCSITTDMWTSIQNIHYMVVTCHFVDSDFKLHKCILNFVEVPPPYTGIRIHDCLYECLKEWKIEKKDVTLTVDNAKTNDVVAKKLMENVSIQKKLPIDGKMFHVRCCAHILNLLVQDGLTKIKDIIHNVRECVKHVSASPGRLHTFSELSKQLQMPKKHLILDVSTRWNATYAMLSTAFEFKKVFVNYAERESTYKTLPSEEDWQKVEDVWHFLGLFNEATKVISGSEYPTSNLFLQELYGIKEAMDDLFLDERYGC; translated from the exons ATGGAAGATAATCCAGAAGTTGTTATTCTTGATGAACAAGCACGTGCATCAAATGATGAAGATCATGAGGCATTCtgtaaaaagaaaagaaagacaaGTTCAGTCGTTTGGGAAAATTTTCATGAGATAACTTTGGCTGATGGAACTATAGTGCATCAGTGCAACCATTGTGGGGAGAAAGTAAAGAAGTACAAAGATGGAACAACCACACCAATGCGTAGATACCTTCAGGAGTGCCCGAAATTAAAAGTGGTGCAGAAAGGTCAATTAAAGTTGAATGCTATGCCTGGAAAATCAGATGGTGCATCAGGTATTCTAAATTGGAAGTTTGATATGACTAGGATGAGAGAGGTTATTGCTCATATGATCATGGTTCATGAGTTGCCATTTAGTTTTGTTGAGTATGATCTCTTTAATGTGTTGATGAAGGAAGCTAATCCATCATATACCAAGATCTCACGTGCAATGGTTAAGCAAGATTGTATATCTGCTTATGGAATTGCAAGAAAAAGAATTcaaaaattgttaaatttagtCAATAGTTGTAGCATTACAACTGATATGTGGACATCAATTCAGAATATTCATTACATGGTTGTTACATGCCACTTTGTTGATTCGGATTTTAAGCTACATAAATGCATACTGAATTTTGTTGAGGTACCTCCACCATATACAGGCATTCGTATACATGATTGCCTCTACGAGTGTCTAAAAGAGTGGAAAATTGAGAAAAAGGATGTTACTTTAACTGTTGATAATGCTAAAACTAATGATGTGGTGGCTAAGAAGTTAATGGAAAACGTGTCTATTCAAAAGAAGCTTCCGATTGATGGAAAAATGTTTCATGTGCGTTGTTGTGCACATATTCTGAATTTGTTAGTACAGGATGGTTTAACAAAGATTAAAGACATAATTCACAATGTTCGTGAATGTGTGAAACATGTGAGTGCATCTCCGGGTCGATTACATACCTTTAGTGAGCTTTCTAAGCAATTACAAATGCCAAAGAAGCATCTAATCTTAGACGTTAGTACTCGGTGGAATGCCACATATGCTATGTTATCCACAGCTTTTGAGTTTAAAAAAGTGTTTGTGAATTATGCCGAGCGGGAATCTACATACAAAACTTTGCCAAGTGAAGAAGATTGGCAAAAAGTTGAAGATGTATGGCATTTCTTGGGACTTTTCAACGAGGCCACAAAAGTTATTTCAG GCTCTGAGTATCCAACATCCAACTTATTTCTTCAAGAGTTATACGGGATAAAAGAAGCTATGGATGATTTATTTTTGGATGAAAGATATGGCTGCTAA